The DNA sequence tcaaatactgggatgacctcgtagagtgcgccaaaacggccacacttgccgcggccttggaggcgatctgtagcaaacttgagcggctgcagtatcgccatgtactcagtaatcaccgcccagtcagccgccgtaaggccgtctgacctcatccaccgcggcacatcaggcagcttgtttcctctaatagctgcctgttcgtcagcctgttcagtctcgcgaatgtggtacgtggcgtatgcgttgatagcttgttggagctgaactccgcgcttaaagcagtcgtaatagctgttccaacgtgtaacacacggcttaattggctcgcgagtgccgccgctggcgcctgtgggcatgctgttaactgcctcgcgttggcaatcttcaaaaatactccactgcttcggcgtgttgatgtagttgataatatcaagatacacgccaagcggtccttctttccgccactccttcatgtaaaaatcctccatctttgtgttctccagggcgttgttatacgcgtcagcatccctcccgaacataatcgtttggccaacaaggttaagtatgtggcaagcgcagcggaggcggcgatcggaggcagaaaagtggtacatcgcggcgagtttgttaacagcggtgtcgttattgtaagcgttatcgagcacaaagtagccgagtttgctgcgattaatgctgaaggattgcaggattttggttacagcgtcagctatcgcctcaccagtgtgggcacccaccagctgcggcagcgcgatgggtaggtcaactatcgcgcccttactgttggcgtagtgagcaactacagaaaagaagccacgtttgccgccttttgtcgtccacccatcgaagcttatatgtaccttgctctcggcttcagccaacgcgcgcaccacctgaggccgtagccaactgtacaacctcatcacgaacgctgacacgctgttatgagacctccataacgccgcctctgcctcaggattagcaagcctgatcatcttgcgaaaagccggcgtctcaaactcgcggagtggtctgttgttgtcgaccagccagagcgcagctgcctgccgaaattcttgtacgtcgaagtttcctatagtcttgtacgcctctagactaaatttgacaccgcttagagctgcctgacgaagtgattgttgtccatgtttgcggagaggtttgcttaggattggaccatctttgctgagccgatgaccaggtttatcaagctggaggtgcccgttggcggcagtggttgacttcgttactcggtgtacaccattaggtagcttatgaatatgacagtacttgcacacaaagtacaactcatctgggtggtgagtaccctccttccagacacgccagccgtgttgaaaaatccagcttgccttgcctcgtggagtgctcagcggcgcgacaaacccctttaatcgcgaccaatcgacgccctcaaagtcgcgaaaatcgacgctcacagcgctatcctcctccaccgaagcctcagtggcagcgctagagaaagctaaaggctgtacaatagagtcctctggcttatcaaacattaactgcgactcccaggctggctcatcagtgagccgagaggcttgtgaggcagccaaaataggcagtggtgatgcccgccgagggcgctcctcgggttgttgtacaggcttacatggcggttcaatagcccgtgtgggcggctcgataacttgtgtaggcggctctgtaggcggatccggcgtactttctggcagctctatcggctgggttggctggctgccgtcacccaacagcgctttgagcgtaggtttgcgcgtacgttgtgctcgcttgaagggagtatcagcttcttcggcagcctcgggcttgcgttttgctggtatagagggcatggataaggctaaaagtaagccggagccgcgagaaagtaaggtgttgttaaatgttataagcctgatgtcagtagcactaggaatagaacatgtgtgaatcgtgttgtgtattgtgctacaggaattgagatctatgtctctgccagctagcgttgtgggcgctaagcctcgtacgtactagcctggagtgagtgagagatgggatggaacctaggtcatataacttacacgcgagtaggcttagtaagcaagatccaacactaagaattcgtcgttgagcagctatcccagaggcctcacctaggtatccccctccctcgcttactatcaaacaacaccaatcctatcaacattttgttctcaagattggttgattgattgacagaaatacagtggctaactgttggttagttggttggctccgaatcaaacaaatcaaacaacaatattgatgagatattgattactagactccgcaacaatcaattcaatccggtcactctcctagacccacttacctatctaggtagggcttaaactcctataggtaactactaggcttaaagcggtaatcaatcaatccaatctgaaccttctaggacccacttaattgattgttgcggactgtgtTGATTACTGACAAC is a window from the Pyrenophora tritici-repentis strain M4 chromosome 7, whole genome shotgun sequence genome containing:
- a CDS encoding Dimer-Tnp-hAT multi-domain protein encodes the protein MPSIPAKRKPEAAEEADTPFKRAQRTRKPTLKALLGDGSQPTQPIELPESTPDPPTEPPTQVIEPPTRAIEPPCKPVQQPEERPRRASPLPILAASQASRLTDEPAWESQLMFDKPEDSIVQPLAFSSAATEASVEEDSAVSVDFRDFEGVDWSRLKGFVAPLSTPRGKASWIFQHGWRVWKEGTHHPDELYFVCKYCHIHKLPNGVHRVTKSTTAANGHLQLDKPGHRLSKDGPILSKPLRKHGQQSLRQAALSGVKFSLEAYKTIGNFDVQEFRQAAALWLVDNNRPLREFETPAFRKMIRLANPEAEAALWRSHNSVSAFVMRLYSWLRPQVVRALAEAESKVHISFDGWTTKGGKRGFFSVVAHYANSKGAIVDLPIALPQLVGAHTGEAIADAVTKILQSFSINRSKLGYFVLDNAYNNDTAVNKLAAMYHFSASDRRLRCACHILNLVGQTIMFGRDADAYNNALENTKMEDFYMKEWRKEGPLGVYLDIINYINTPKQWSIFEDCQREAVNSMPTGASGGTREPIKPCVTRWNSYYDCFKRGVQLQQAINAYATYHIRETEQADEQAAIRGNKLPDVPRWMRSDGLTAADWAVITEYMAILQPLKFATDRLQGRGKCGRFGALYEVIPVFESVITELDARLRPYESVNHEPSEAPEDHIPINLRAARRKASNYFTKILQSPIYYAATALHPRYKTYSKRFWRDKPTQLSTAHAKFLRVWAAYKPAAAATTPTPAPKPTMSSFDDAIDAILDEDGEHTLEVEDEYDSWLKEPMWTSDQHKEGPTAVQYWLSLKPKYPHLSRLAIDVLTIPASSSDCERVFAGTGDIIEPQRRKIGAQLPQSATIN